In Micromonospora ferruginea, the sequence GCTCCGCCTCGATCGAGCCGTCGAACGGCAGCGCCAGCAGCCCCTCCACCAACTCCTCGCGGACGTGCTCGACGGCCGCGGCGAACGCGTCGTCGTCGGCGATCCAGCCGTCCTTGCGGTGCAACTGGCGGCGCAGCCGCTCGATCGCCGCGCCCGGACGACGACCGGCGGTGTCCAGCGCCGAGGCGGTGATCGAGCGCAGGTGCCCGCTCTCCCGCTGCCAGGCCATCAGCTCGGCCGCCACGGTGCCCTGCTGGAGCACCCCGACGCGATAGAAGTCCTCCACGTCGTGGATGGCGTAGGCGATGTCGTCGGCGGTGTCCATCACGGACGCCTCGGGCGTCTGCTGCCAGTCCGGGATCCGGCCGGCGAACGGCTCCCGGGCCTGCCGCAGGTCGTCCACCTCGGTCCGGTAGGCGCCGAACTTCACCGACCCGCTCTCCGGGTCGTCCGGCGGGCCGGCCGCGCCCCGGGGCGCCGGGTCGAGGTGCCGCGGGTGCGGGTCGGGGTGGTCCAGCCGGGTCCACGGGTATTTCAGCATCGCCGCCCGGACCGCCGCGGTCAGGTCCAGCCCGGTGGTCGCCGCGCCGCGGATCTCGGTGCTGGTGACGATCCGGTACGACTGGGCGTTGCCCTCGAAGCCGTCGGGCAGCCCGAGCCGCTGCCGGGCCAGCCGGTCAAGCACCCGCTCCCCCAGGTGCCCGAACGGCGGGTGCCCGAGGTCGTGGGCGAGCGCGGCGGCCTCCACCACGTCCG encodes:
- a CDS encoding deoxyguanosinetriphosphate triphosphohydrolase family protein, with protein sequence MEAPADPRARRLFGGSARALGDLAAGPFRADRDRIVSSPFFARLNGVTQVISPGGSGLLVHNRLTHSLKVAQVARAIAERLTADPAHRDLLEKLGGCDPDVVEAAALAHDLGHPPFGHLGERVLDRLARQRLGLPDGFEGNAQSYRIVTSTEIRGAATTGLDLTAAVRAAMLKYPWTRLDHPDPHPRHLDPAPRGAAGPPDDPESGSVKFGAYRTEVDDLRQAREPFAGRIPDWQQTPEASVMDTADDIAYAIHDVEDFYRVGVLQQGTVAAELMAWQRESGHLRSITASALDTAGRRPGAAIERLRRQLHRKDGWIADDDAFAAAVEHVREELVEGLLALPFDGSIEAEQYVARFSARWSTRFVDAITVTPEPHVRSGYVLLGKAQWHEVQVLKFVHHRFVLARPDLALHQRGQARLLDTLVEALWEWLLDPEEESRLPRRLHDLVELAEAELHPRTPDRIGRARGRAIVDFVAQLTDGQAVAMLDALSGRSGALWTDAFVL